The Diospyros lotus cultivar Yz01 chromosome 15, ASM1463336v1, whole genome shotgun sequence genome has a window encoding:
- the LOC127792037 gene encoding multiple organellar RNA editing factor 8, chloroplastic/mitochondrial isoform X2, with protein sequence MAARFFTRSLITAKHTISSAVSRSYTSLSLSTLPTSVSSASILRLRPLVAVSAHFHRLSPGTATIRGYATRQSSSSLNDPNPNWSNRPPKETILLDGCDFEHWLIVMEKPEGDPTRDEIIDSYIKTLATVVGSEEEARMKIYSVSTRHYFAFGALVSEELSYKIKELPKVRWVLPDSYLDVKNKDYGGEPFINGQAVPYDPKYHEEWVRNNARANERNRRNDRPRNFDRSRNFERRRENVQNRDFQMANQGMQNPGSNMGGAPPGNMGGMQPNNMGQMPPPPNMGGMRPNNMGGGPPPNMGGAPNMGGMRPNNMGGGLPNMGGMPPSNMGGGAPNMGGMPPNNMGGMPGNMGGMPPNNMGGMPPNNLGGMPGNAPNFRYGDGPNNGGMPQHREMPRPGQNMGYQPSYAPNSSGGNPHQTQDMPIPPPPKYQ encoded by the exons ATGGCGGCTCGCTTCTTCACCCGCTCTCTCATCACTGCAAAGCACACAATTTCTTCAGCTGTCTCTCGCTCCTAcacctctctttctctatccaCTCTGCCGACTTCCGTTTCCAGCGCTTCTATCCTCCGCCTCCGGCCGCTCGTTGCCGTCTCCGCGCATTTCCACCGCCTCTCTCCTGGGACGGCCACCATCCGAGGTTACGCGACTCGTCAGTCGTCGTCATCCCTCAACGATCCGAACCCTAACTGGTCAAATCGCCCGCCGAAGGAGACGATACTTCTTGATGGATGCGATTTCGAGCACTGGCTTATTGTTATGGAGAAGCCCGAGGGCGACCCCACGAGGGACGAGATCATCGATAGTTACATCAAAACCCTAGCTACGGTTGTCGGAAG TGAGGAGGAAGCAAGGATGAAAATCTATTCAGTCTCAACTAGGCACTACTTTGCATTTGGAGCCCTTGTGTCAGAAGAGCTTTCATACAAAATCAAAG AATTGCCAAAGGTCCGTTGGGTGCTTCCTGATTCTTACTTGGACGTTAAGAACAAAGATTATGGAG GGGAGCCTTTCATTAATGGGCAGGCTGTACCTTATGACCCCAAGTACCATGAGGAATGGGTGAGAAACAATGCTAGAGCAAATGAAAGAAATAGGCGCAATGACAGACCTCGTAACTTTGATAGATCAAGAAActttgaaagaagaagagagaatgtGCAGAACCGAGATTTTCAGATGGCTAACCAAGGCATGCAGAATCCTGGATCCAACATGGGAGGTGCACCACCTGGCAACATGGGAGGCATGCAGCCAAATAACATGGGGCAAATGCCTCCACCACCTAACATGGGAGGCATGCGGCCCAATAACATGGGAGGAGGACCACCACCCAACATGGGAGGTGCGCCCAACATGGGGGGAATGCGACCCAATAACATGGGAGGAGGGCTGCCAAACATGGGAGGCATGCCACCCAGCAACATGGGAGGAGGGGCACCGAACATGGGAGGAATGCCACCCAACAACATGGGAGGAATGCCAG GCAACATGGGAGGAATGCCACCAAACAACATGGGAGGAATGCCACCTAACAACTTGGGAGGAATGCCAGGCAATGCACCAAATTTCAGGTATGGGGATGGACCTAACAATGGAGGCATGCCACAACACAGGGAAATGCCTCGTCCAGGGCAGAACATGGGGTACCAGCCTAGCTATGCTCCAAACTCATCAGGGGGTAACCCGCACCAGACCCAGGATATGCCTATTCCTCCACCCCCAAAATATCAATAG
- the LOC127792037 gene encoding multiple organellar RNA editing factor 8, chloroplastic/mitochondrial isoform X1, with protein MAARFFTRSLITAKHTISSAVSRSYTSLSLSTLPTSVSSASILRLRPLVAVSAHFHRLSPGTATIRGYATRQSSSSLNDPNPNWSNRPPKETILLDGCDFEHWLIVMEKPEGDPTRDEIIDSYIKTLATVVGSEEEARMKIYSVSTRHYFAFGALVSEELSYKIKELPKVRWVLPDSYLDVKNKDYGGEPFINGQAVPYDPKYHEEWVRNNARANERNRRNDRPRNFDRSRNFERRRENVQNRDFQMANQGMQNPGSNMGGAPPGNMGGMQPNNMGQMPPPPNMGGMRPNNMGGGPPPNMGGAPNMGGMRPNNMGGGLPNMGGMPPSNMGGGAPNMGGMPPNNMGGMPGNMGGMPPNNMGGMPGNMGGMPPNNMGGMPPNNLGGMPGNAPNFRYGDGPNNGGMPQHREMPRPGQNMGYQPSYAPNSSGGNPHQTQDMPIPPPPKYQ; from the exons ATGGCGGCTCGCTTCTTCACCCGCTCTCTCATCACTGCAAAGCACACAATTTCTTCAGCTGTCTCTCGCTCCTAcacctctctttctctatccaCTCTGCCGACTTCCGTTTCCAGCGCTTCTATCCTCCGCCTCCGGCCGCTCGTTGCCGTCTCCGCGCATTTCCACCGCCTCTCTCCTGGGACGGCCACCATCCGAGGTTACGCGACTCGTCAGTCGTCGTCATCCCTCAACGATCCGAACCCTAACTGGTCAAATCGCCCGCCGAAGGAGACGATACTTCTTGATGGATGCGATTTCGAGCACTGGCTTATTGTTATGGAGAAGCCCGAGGGCGACCCCACGAGGGACGAGATCATCGATAGTTACATCAAAACCCTAGCTACGGTTGTCGGAAG TGAGGAGGAAGCAAGGATGAAAATCTATTCAGTCTCAACTAGGCACTACTTTGCATTTGGAGCCCTTGTGTCAGAAGAGCTTTCATACAAAATCAAAG AATTGCCAAAGGTCCGTTGGGTGCTTCCTGATTCTTACTTGGACGTTAAGAACAAAGATTATGGAG GGGAGCCTTTCATTAATGGGCAGGCTGTACCTTATGACCCCAAGTACCATGAGGAATGGGTGAGAAACAATGCTAGAGCAAATGAAAGAAATAGGCGCAATGACAGACCTCGTAACTTTGATAGATCAAGAAActttgaaagaagaagagagaatgtGCAGAACCGAGATTTTCAGATGGCTAACCAAGGCATGCAGAATCCTGGATCCAACATGGGAGGTGCACCACCTGGCAACATGGGAGGCATGCAGCCAAATAACATGGGGCAAATGCCTCCACCACCTAACATGGGAGGCATGCGGCCCAATAACATGGGAGGAGGACCACCACCCAACATGGGAGGTGCGCCCAACATGGGGGGAATGCGACCCAATAACATGGGAGGAGGGCTGCCAAACATGGGAGGCATGCCACCCAGCAACATGGGAGGAGGGGCACCGAACATGGGAGGAATGCCACCCAACAACATGGGAGGAATGCCAGGCAACATGGGAGGAATGCCACCCAACAACATGGGAGGAATGCCAGGCAACATGGGAGGAATGCCACCAAACAACATGGGAGGAATGCCACCTAACAACTTGGGAGGAATGCCAGGCAATGCACCAAATTTCAGGTATGGGGATGGACCTAACAATGGAGGCATGCCACAACACAGGGAAATGCCTCGTCCAGGGCAGAACATGGGGTACCAGCCTAGCTATGCTCCAAACTCATCAGGGGGTAACCCGCACCAGACCCAGGATATGCCTATTCCTCCACCCCCAAAATATCAATAG